agtatatatatctCCTATATCAAGCATCCGTGAATATACGAGTTTACTTTCCTcttttttcctatattttataGTTTCATGATGTTATAATCTCCTGGATTTAAATTCACGTATTACATTGACAATAAGATCAGTTGATCGATGTGTTGGTTGGCATATATCCTTAGCTATTCTAttatcttttaagaaaaaattataggATCGATGGTATGTTCTTTCAATTGCTGTTTATTTATAACAGCGTACCTTTCGAAGACAGAGACTTTTCTTTGTTCATGTTATGTCCATTGATGTTCTCTTAATTTGCTTATGAACTAATGAAAGTCTAATTCTGGTAGGTTCTGCTAGGACTTCTCTCATTATAACAATTGGACCATCTTCAAGATACCACGCAGAAACTGCTAGCACAATAATGTTTGGACAACGTGTGAGTTCAATTTGTTATTGTAGTCCATTTCATCCTCATACTGTCATCATCCGTTCTTTTAGACCTTTTATACGGAACAATGGCATTGttccctctctctcttggTTGGGTAACTTAAgcttttttaagattttgtgTTGCTAAAGTCTGTGTAATAGATACCGGAAACTGAATCTGTAGATTTATGTGGAGTGCTGATGACTTCATACTTTTAAGTAGCAGAATGAAGATCACAGCTAGCTACGACACTTGGTGGAGAAATTTTCCATGAACAGAACTATCTCACAGCTCGCCTTGGAAGTTTCATTTGGATGCTGCAAACTTTTATATTCCGTCAATGAGTGGATATGgtgcataaaatttgagataaaacGACGacctttaaatttaatacttaCACAAGATTCTGCAATTATTATATCCCCTCAAATCAAGAAGGCTATAGTGTCATCGTAATTGAtgtcataaattttttttgataaaagcAGACAGCAATTTTGTTAATGAAGGTAGAAAGCAGGTCGCAATGGATTTGaaataagaacaataaaaGCCGCCACACCGGAAGCATCTTtgtataattaagtttattgtTATCTTTTAGGATCTTCAAATTTGATAGAATTTCAGTTGGCATGTCTTACCTAGGTGTTCATTTCCTGAATGATTGAAGTGTTAACCTCTGCTACCGTCCTAATCATGAATCAGAATATTTTGCTTcgtttgtatattttttttcaggATATTTACAGGCTgctatcttttcttttatcaggCAATGAAGATTGTCAATATGATAAAACTTAAAGAAGAATTTGATTATGAAAGTTTATGCCGGAAGCTTGAAAATCAAGTTGACAATCTCACTGCAGAAGTGGATAGGCAgcaaaaattaagagaaagtGAGAAATACAAACTGGAAAAAGAGCTGAGAAATTGTCAAGCCTCCTTTGCTGAAGCagaaaatagtttaattacAAGGTCTGAGGTAGCCATCTCTccttttgaatacattttttaagtaACTTTTTTGTACCGGTGTTTCATTTACAATATGGCTttagaattcttttttatttcaaggGTTTTCTCTAGTTCCTGTATTGAGAATCTTGTTCTGATGATGTTTATTTCAGTTTCTAGAGAAGGAGAATACGCGAATGGAAAATGAGATGGCAGATTTATTAATTGAGTTGAACCGTCAAAGAGATCGCAATGACCTAATGTGTGATAAAGTTAGTCATCTGGAGATGAGTTTAGAACACAGTAAGGTATTATCAATCctgataaataatttacaaCTTCTTTTCACacagtttctttttaagaCCACTGACCActtatctttttgtttaacGAACTCGTGATCCTACATTGTTGTATGAAGTGTATTATGTTAACCTAGCGTGTGATGATGGTGTAAGTCATTATCTAAAAACTAAGTCAATCAATGAGTCTAGCACGAGGGTGGTCCCTTTGAAGGACAGTTTTTTTCAGTAGTCTTCCGTTAGACAATCTTATGATTTGTGGTGGCCTTGGTTTGGGATACGCTGCATTTTATAGTATGTTGTGCTTCCTAAAAGGATTAGTTTCTTGTCTGGTCTTCAGCTTCACTGCTGCTAGCtacaacatatataattaataatccACGATAAGCACCTGGCTTGTATCTGTTGTCCTCATAATGAGCCATACTTGGCCAGCAAAAATTATTGACCCCATTTTGTTCAGTCCTTTTACCTGTATGCTGTAGCGTGCGTCACATGAGTGGCCCTGGTTATGGGTTGTGTTTAATGAATTAGGCTGTTCCCCtcttttctttaacttttaatttttatcataaaGTAGGACCTTAAAGATGCATGGCTTAAAACTAAtcctttttgttgttcttttgcACACCAAAAATTCtactattttcattaattttggTCCCAAATATCACCAGTTTTGATCCGGCCAGTTTTCTTCCACTTtctatctctttttttaagCGGCGACATGCGGTTCCTTCTCCtgattaatgaaaaaagaaaagaaaagaaaaaaaaagaagaaatgattAGACTAAACTGGAACATAGAATCCTACTAATAGTTCTtaatctttactttatttagaAACTAGCTTAATTCTCCAACTATTCTAGTAAACTGTAAACCCTTATACTGGAAATAGTGGCTTATAGGAGGGGATATATTTTCCTTTGCACCAAAGAGTTTACGAAAATGATGGTCTCTTTTTATGTACCGGCAGCAACATCAACTTGAAAACTACTCGTATCAGAAAGTTTTGGCCGATACTACTCAAATGTATGAGAAGAATATAGCTGATTTGAAGAAACAGCTGGAAGTTGAGCATTCTCGTTCGGTAAGTGGCAAGGAAGAGTTAGAAGCTACGAAGAAGATCTTGTCTGATCACAAGAAGGCGATTCAGGTCAGTAAATTGATCAGTTATAGATAGTTGGTGGTGGAGCTGGAAGTTTCTTTAGCTATATATTCATTGTTACGATCTGAGATTGGaattgtattattattgtgaATTTGAAATCGGAGATAAATACTACTGCTAGTTTTGTATGTTCCATCTTTTGATCGCAAAGATTATTTTCTTGCTAGTGTAGCCAGTTTTCTGATTATGTTTTGATcggttttttttatacttcatttctttttggtttccacttgtttataaatattcttgaaaatttgtgttccaattgaaaatggaaaacagGTGGTTTGAAGTTTGAACTATTTgtaaccttttttctttcctaaaaaatgaaaaagaaaaaatggttgtCACATACGTGGAATTATTTAACCGCTTACAGTTGCTTTACTACATTTGTCATCGATTGTTATCTTCTTTAACTCCCTCTCCTTCTCCCTTTATTGAAACTGTAGTTGGCCTTACTCCTTAGTGCTTACTTTGAAGCAATAATGTAaaagattgatttttgttaCCTCTAGTTCATCGGTAGTGTCCAGTagatttattcttcttctttgcggTGCATAGCATCATGAAACAGAAAATTCAGCGTATAAGAAGGCACTTGCAGAAGCGACCCAGAggtttgagaagaaaatggcaGAACTAACGAAACAGTTGGAGGATAAGAATGCTCATGTTGAAGTTATAGAAGAACAGCTACATTTGGCAAAGAGCTGCCTAAGtaatcatcaaaattcaatgcAGGTTAATTCTTTATAAGATATATCTGAAAGTTAGTAAACTGTGTTATTTGACCTTTAGTTACCGTCATTACAACttcgtaaaaaaaattattttcatctcTCTACCCTTTGTGAATTGAcatctcaaataaaatatgattttgaatCGATACTCAACTCAAGAACAAGCACCCTACTCCCTTTGCATGTCATCAATCCAGTTTAAAGGGACCCAGACATCTTTCTACGATGTTGTAATCTAATTATAGTTAGAAACCTTGATTGGGAAAAGATTGAGCCAAATACTTCGGTTGCAGCCTCTTATACGGTTGAGACTAAATTCTTCTTGTCCTCATCATTATCCTACTCGTTTCTTTTGTTGGTTCTATGAGCAGGAAGAAATCGAAGACCTCAAGGAAAAGTTAAGACGTTCATGCCAGTCACATGAAGGCACTCTCGCTGAATTCCAATCCTTGAAGTCGGAGCATAAAAATCTAGTGGAAGAGAAGGTATGCTAGCCAGCTAAATTATAGGAACTTATTGTTAATGAATTGTTTACATATCCTTGTACTTTTTAGGAAAAACTGAAGGAAGAACTCTATATCACGAGGCAAAAACTTTTATCAGAAGAGAAGCAGAGGAAGACTGTTGAAGATGAATTggctaaaataaaaaggacTGTACCCATGAGTGAGAATGATTTTGAGGTAAATTTTTGTCATGCACTTCCCCTTTATCAAAATCGTTCTAGCTTTTTATGGTCTTCTCCTATGATTCATTGATCCCAGGATAAGAAATCGTACATGAAGGATAATATACACAGAGAACCCTCCAACTTAGTAACTCCCATGGGTTTTCACAAGGCGGGTCAATTGAAAGAGACCAATTCTGGTCAACGTGCAACAATTGCAAAAATATGTGAAGAAGGTAAGATGATTGTTAATAGACTTcaagtttaataaaaatgaaaatttctatGGGACTTGTACAAGATCTTTTAGTCTGAATTGAAATTCTAAATCATCTAATCGGAAGTTCATTGCTTTGATATCCAGTTGGTCTTCAGAAGATTCTACAATTATTGACTTCCACAGACTCTGATGTCCAAGTCCATGCTGTGAAAGTGGTGGCCAATCTTGCTGCTGAAGGTCTGCATTCTTTCCCCATAATTTATACGTCTCTTCATCTTTTCGACCTAGGATCCTCAACATGCTCCTAAAAATTTTGGGTTCACGATTCTTGGgtcatatttcaattttttttattgactgCATGTATTGACTTAATGGACTCTAATATCAtcttagtttttatttcatatgtGCAAAGTAGGTTTTCTCATATAGGGGAAGACTTAAAAGACGATAAAGACTAaatatttcacaaataatattatattctGTCCATATGGCttgtcaaattctattttCAGAGGAATGTGTGTACCCCTCAATGAATGGCTCTTTCCGCTCTCACAGCTAATACACTAGAAGTTGAGGATGTTTGGATTATAATCTGATGGTGTTCATCGATTTCAGATTCGAATCAGGAAAAAATCGTAGATGAAGGTGGCTTGGATGCTTTACTTATGCTATTGCAATCATCTAGAAATATGACAATTCTCAGAGTGGCTTCGGGAGCTATTGCCAATTTAGCAATGAATGGTAAACCCGACTTCTTGGAATAAAAGATTTACAGAATTGTTGCATAATCTCCTTCAgtccttttctctttgttttttcctcAACATTATCGACCTTCATACACAAATGTAGCTATATGCtgttgtattattttaaaccaaGTCATTCATAAAAATGCActaacaaatttcaattttttgggGGATTTTACTCAGAGAGGAATCAAGCCGTAATAATGAGCAAAGGGGGTGCCCAGCTATTGGCAAGAACAGCATCCAGAACAGATGATCCCCAAACTCTTCGCATGGTTGCTGGCGCCCTTGCTAATTTATGTGGAAATGGTAAACTCAAAACCTGCCAATACTCCACCTTGCCCAACTTTAGGAATTCTAAAGTCCTAtgttaaatgataatattaaatttaccttcatcCATTAGTTTGGTATCAAAGTTACTAATTCTGTTTGTTTCAACTCATGCCCGATGAATGGAACGTCCGGATGCATAGtacagtttcttttttctttcttggaaCAATGCcctaatataatattttcagGTTACTATGATAGAGATTTCAATAAATTCTTATACTGAAATTCTTCTGTAAACAGAAAAGTTGCACAAGATGCTAAAGGATGATGGAGGTATCAAAGCTCTTCTGGAAATGGTTACATCCGGCAATAATGATGTTATTGCTCAAGTTGCGAGGGGAATGGCAAATTTTGCTAAATGTGAATCAAGGGGAATAGTTCAAGGTTTTTACTaaatgtttttctctctttttctttttctgattttaatttgttttgaacaGAAATTACATCTACCTTTCAAGTTTTCTCCAAACTAATTTTACTTTGCTGCAGGACGCAAGAAAGGCCGTTCTCTGCTAATGGAGGATGGTGCCCTTACGTGGTTAATAAGCAATTCTCTTACAACTTCTGCATCCACTCGGCGCCATATCGAGCTTGCCTTGTGTCATTTAGCGCAAAATGGTAAGGATTCAAACATCTTAGCATTTCGTCATGAGTATACAACATATATTAAGTGACCAAAAGGAATCTCCTATTTATTCATCCTAATTCGATATAATGCCACTCAAATTctgtttttaaagtttatgcTTGTTTCCTACATTTTTTCTTACCATGGTTTATCACGTTTTTTATAGAAACTCtctaataaagtttttaaaacgagaacacattttttaattatttatttagacttgtttggtaaattttttgtttttaaaaattaagtatataaaccCTTGCTCCCTCTAAATATCTTGATTTGTTTATCTACTTTCTgccaatatttttcaaaaacaaaaccaaggCTTGgctaaaataaagtttttagaaacatgtttgttatataaaatttggcTAAGAATTCATCTTTTATGTACTAAAAATTTGCCTGAGgctcaaatttttaaaaataaaaacaaacgtAAACGGATTACCAAAATGAGAACTTATTTTCCAAATGTtggtttagtttttgaaaCGTAAGGTAGAAGGTAACTGACAAGATATTACTCATAAGTGGAAGATCAATCTGGTTATCCAACCGAACCGTAACTTACACCTATTATATTATGTATGTGAAGAGGAAAATGCAGATGATTTTGTAAACAGCGATGGAGTGAAAGAATTGGAGCGAATATCACGAGAATCAAATAAAGAGGATATCCGTAACTTAGCGAGGAAAATGCTGAAGCTAAACCCTACATTTCAGGCTCAGGCTCAGGCTCAGGCTCAGGTTCAGGCTCATTAAGTAGCAAGTAGCAAGATCACAAGATGTATAGCTTTCAAATGTAACTTACTAtctacttgtttttttttcctttgaaacATCATAAATCCATTTCTTCACCATATCTCATTTCTGATTCCACACAACATCCCGAGTTTTAGCAGGGCAATCATTTCCACAAGAACGCCTACTCCCGTAATGTgttaaacatttttcattgtaaaaaaaatcaagttttatTCATTTCAATCAACGTATATAGGTTCTTCAATCTATAACTTTTCATCgtttttgcaaattttaatttaaagcaGAAACTTGTTGATGTAAGTTTTGAGATGAATATAAAAGGTTTGCAAGTTTTAAGAGGCCTATtttgattatcaattttgCGCTCAACCATTAATAAGTGAATTTAAGATTGGaattgcctttttttttagtgaagGATTcagaaaatatgtaaaaatgTAAAGATTGAGGTTTTTACCAAAGAATTAAACAGTGTTGAAGACTAATTTAACACCGAGCCAACTAATTatgttagttttttaaatatacatttatatactCGAGCAGGACAAAATGTCAGTGgtagtttctaaaataatttaccaaTGACATTCTCTGCAAATCTTCTGCGCctattcttttaagtcatcATTTGTGTAAACTTCAAGACTAAAGGTTTTGAGCTACCAAAAAACGTCACTCAAGTTAGAACCACCCACCTCAGatgaaattagagaaaaaaagccaagaaaaaggaaagaataataacaataatatacttttatacAAGTAAAACATTTCTACATCACAtgtacattttcttttttataaaaaaaaaaaccttaacAATTCTCACCAACCTGAATTGAAGTTACTGAAGAGGATcgacaaacaaaaaaaagaaccaaaattgATTCTACACAAGGATTTAAAAACACCGCCAcaaatgaaatgataaaatttaccGCAAATGACAAAACCGTGGGATAGCTAGCAACCTCCATCGTAGGGAAGGTATGATTCATCAAAGGTTGCCATTCAGCTATACTTCAACAACTACCGAGCTATAGGCTTCACATTTTGAACTGATACCCCTGAAAATGGCATATGGCATGAGCAAAGGCCATCTGGAGATTTGAGGAGTTCACAGAATAAGGTCACGGATACATGAGTGGCACAAAACCTAACGGGATAAGATCTCAGATACATGAAATCTAACGAGATAAGATCTCGGATACACGGTCCTGTGCATCGAGTGGAATCTCCCTTCCTGGAACCTGGACCTTGAGAAGATTGGCATACCTGTCAATAGAACACATCCATTGTTCAGGATCGACAGTTTCATAAGTTCATCTTAATTAAGCAGAATGTGAAGTGTTAACTCACTCGGCTGCGGTAAACAAATGCTCGTGCTCCATGATAAATGCAAGCAAGGCCTGCAGGAGAAGTAATTTGTCATGGCAAATAAGAGCgttattaaaagtttagacCACGTTTagtaaccattttgttttttttttttctgtttttgaaaattttgcttgTTTTCTCATATTTTCCCATATGGTCTTTATAGTTCCTATATAAACAATTGAATTTTAGCCaactttctaaaaacaaaaacaagctTTTAAAAACTACTCCTAGGCAACCAAACATATAGACTAATGGATGAAGGTGATATTTATAGGctaaaatttcaagaacaaaaaaccaaatgattatcaaatagGACTTGAATAAAAAGAGTTTAgggtaaattaaaaaatttagtccCTAAAAAACTAGTGAGGtttgagttattttgttcCCAAACTTTAAAACTTACAAATTGAGTCCTGGGACTCttgaaatttctaaaattcataGATTTGATGACACTGATTTTTAAAGATAGatcaattaatttctaaaatttttgaaGTTGTCAAGAACCTATTAGACACAAAATTATTGGAAGTTTAGGAACCTATCAGACACTTTTTTAGAGTTCAGTCACTAAAGAATAgattttaataactaaattaaacaaCTCACCTCAAATGGCATGTTCAATAGTTCGTAGTAAGTACGCACACGATCTAATCTCTGTTGTACTACCTCGCTATTAACTGAAGGAATTGCTGCCAACGCCTGTAAATTATAGAACAAGATTGACCAAAGCTGTATAGAATTTTTCACAATGCAACCGTACGACCCTGATATATCTATTTGTACCCATGCCTTTGAACTGAATATAACCAAAGTATCcaactaaaaattatttctacattttctttaagagGAATTAAAGCCACAGATGGACGTACCGTAACTCGACTTTTATAACCAAGTCAAGctaacaagaaaaataaaagttgagtAGAAACAGAACATCATAACATTTCATAAGTTTACGGATCAATTAGAGATGCTAGAAAGAATCAACGATCCAGCCACCATGTACTTGAAAGACATTACAACTTTTCAGCTTATTAATCCTCTAGTAGATTTGGAGGTACTGCTTCTTTAGCTGTGACTATGCAATGTTATGTTAAGATTAAATATCTAGAGAAGAGACCATTCTTTACTACGTATGTCAAACAATTGGCAAACACGAATTAGAGTATCATTACACTCCagacaaaattattttcagGCTGCTTCACTCTTTCCAGAACCGATGGAATGTATATGATGTACCTGTTCAAGTGCGATTGAATTCCGACATATCTGCTGAACGCCAAAGAGATTGATAGATTTAATGTCAGCTACCGCCTAAACATGAATCTTATCAGTGAGAGGGACCAACTGaggaaatattttaaaaaaagctaaaatctaaaaagttaGATGATGAAAACTCCCAAGGAATCTGGAGGTATGAAAAAGGTGTGAACCTTAATAAATGCATTTGCTGCAGTACCACTGATTCCACCAAATATGTAATTCCGCCTCAGTCCTGAAACAAAAGGTGCCATTTCCTCGTCCCTACGTGTTATCTATAaggtaaaaaaagaagtgaactttttctttctaaatgaGTTCGTCCTAGTGACAATATTTTCAAGATATGGTATGAATTTCTTAACACTGAACATTAATAAAACGAggtaagaatgaaaaaaattcaaaaataaattatggaTTGTCTCTTCCATGTATTCAGACAATAAAGAGATCCAATTTAAAGAATCATCTAACTTACCTGTGCAGTGAGGGAAATAATAAAGTCATCTGGCTCTTCTGCATCTTGGTTCTCCATATATTCCCTAGTTGTCATTTCCTGTTCACTAATACTATTacaaatttgtttcatttatctATCAAGCAAACTCAACAACCCTAGGCAATTCACAAATTTCAACCTGTAAATGGAAAAGTGTCTCTAATTGCATCTCAATACGCAAAACCTTGAGGCAGTCGATAGATAATTTCCTATATTCCTCTGAAAATGATGCCAGATCCCGAGTAAGTGCACTGTTTGTTCGGGTATGATGGTGCCCACCATTAACTTCTGCTTGATATGATGGTTTGAAAGTTGTCTGTCCCAACCTGTTTGCAAACAAAAAACTATTTGTTTATGAAACTGcatattgttattaaattcatattcaaaatGAGCCAAAAATATTACAATCTAAAAGTGTGGCTCTACTTTGAAAATAAGAACTTCCATCAAATTCACTTTTTTgatatgaaacaaataaatctgttcaaagagaaattatagaattgtttcatttcatacaaaaagtaaagaaagcCTTCAACGTCCAAACTCTTTAACATGTTAACAAGCCATCTTTAACAAGGACTAAAAGACAACTAAAACTTTCCATGGGAGTGAAACAACAATGAAACACACATCGTGTCTCAAAGCTTCTTAACCCAAATGTGTGGTGCTTGTATGGTGCTGAGAGGTTCTATAACCTGCTTCAGCATGCACAATGGCTTAGCAAGACTTGTGGTAAGGCTCTCTAGGACAGCCTTCAACGCCAATATGGTTCACAAGCAAAATAACCACTGATCTCAACTCTCCCCTTTAGGAATGGACAAACCTCTCACAAAGTTCCCACAACCCTCATACACATGCACACTGCAAGCAGCACCACACAAA
This DNA window, taken from Cucumis sativus cultivar 9930 chromosome 6, Cucumber_9930_V3, whole genome shotgun sequence, encodes the following:
- the LOC101218451 gene encoding kinesin-like protein KIN-UC, giving the protein MASNGGAFGGLNGNGLRSSLKSERQGVHHHHHHIPLSPAHNTSSSFSIASSKSVGHGQSLTSAVRNKSSSASRRSLTPNSRSLSFDGDEDSQRVRVAVRVRPRNAEDLLSDADFADCVELQPELKRLKLRKNNWSSESYRFDEVFTESASQRRVYEVVAKPVVESVLNGYNGTIMAYGQTGTGKTYTLGRMGKEDASERGIMVRALEDIIANVSPTSDSVEISYLQLYMESIQDLLAPEKVNIPINEDPKTGEVSAPGATVVKIQDIDHFLHLLEISESNRHAANTKLNTESSRSHAILMVYVRRAVSKRNEDMTASQGNANDHAIDILGGNGIPMIRKSKLLVVDLAGSERINKSGSEGHLLEEAKFINLSLTSLGKCINALAENSTHIPTRDSKLTRLLRDSFGGSARTSLIITIGPSSRYHAETASTIMFGQRAMKIVNMIKLKEEFDYESLCRKLENQVDNLTAEVDRQQKLRESEKYKLEKELRNCQASFAEAENSLITRSEFLEKENTRMENEMADLLIELNRQRDRNDLMCDKVSHLEMSLEHSKQHQLENYSYQKVLADTTQMYEKNIADLKKQLEVEHSRSVSGKEELEATKKILSDHKKAIQHHETENSAYKKALAEATQRFEKKMAELTKQLEDKNAHVEVIEEQLHLAKSCLSNHQNSMQEEIEDLKEKLRRSCQSHEGTLAEFQSLKSEHKNLVEEKEKLKEELYITRQKLLSEEKQRKTVEDELAKIKRTVPMSENDFEDKKSYMKDNIHREPSNLVTPMGFHKAGQLKETNSGQRATIAKICEEVGLQKILQLLTSTDSDVQVHAVKVVANLAAEDSNQEKIVDEGGLDALLMLLQSSRNMTILRVASGAIANLAMNERNQAVIMSKGGAQLLARTASRTDDPQTLRMVAGALANLCGNEKLHKMLKDDGGIKALLEMVTSGNNDVIAQVARGMANFAKCESRGIVQGRKKGRSLLMEDGALTWLISNSLTTSASTRRHIELALCHLAQNEENADDFVNSDGVKELERISRESNKEDIRNLARKMLKLNPTFQAQAQAQAQVQAH